The proteins below are encoded in one region of Neofelis nebulosa isolate mNeoNeb1 chromosome 17, mNeoNeb1.pri, whole genome shotgun sequence:
- the LMTK3 gene encoding LOW QUALITY PROTEIN: serine/threonine-protein kinase LMTK3 (The sequence of the model RefSeq protein was modified relative to this genomic sequence to represent the inferred CDS: deleted 2 bases in 2 codons) — translation MTTLHPPSNLPPPTLPLTGSLLPQSWLPSGAGPSFSPPQSYPLPPPHPSNPGSPAPLLCPPLHPFICLSLQGGGGGYLSHRHHLHLPSILDKMPAPGALILLAAVSASGCLASPAHPDGFALGRAPLAPPYAVVLISCSGLLAFIFLLLTCLCCKRGDVGFKEFENPEGEDCSGEYTPPAEETSSSQSLPDVYILPLAEVSLPMPAPQPSHSDMTTPLGLSRQHLSYLQEIGSGWFGKVILGEIFSDYTPAQVVVKELRASAGPLEQRKFISEAQPYRSLQHPNVLQCLGVCVETLPFLLIMEFCQLGDLKRYLRAQRPPEGLSPELPPRDLRTLQRMGLEIARGLAHLHSHNYVHSDLALRNCLLTSDLTVRIGDYGLAHSNYKEDYYLTPERLWIPLRWAAPELLGELHGTFMVVDQSRESNIWSLGVTLWELFEFGAQPYRHLSDEEVLAFVVRQQHVKLARPRLKLPYGDYWYDILQSCWRPPAQRPSASDLQLQLTYLLSERPPRPPPPPPPPRDGPFPWPWPPQHSAPRPGTLSSPFPLLDGFPGADPDDVLTVTESSRGLNLECLWEKARRGAGRGGGAPPWQPASAPPAPHANPSNPFYEALSTPSVLPVISARSPSVSSEYYIRLEEHGSPPEPLFPNDWDPLDPGVPAPQASQAPSEVPQLVSETWASPLFPAARPFPAQSSASGSFLLSGWDPEGRGAGETLAGDPAEVLGERGTAPWAEEEEEEEEGSSPGEDSSSLGGGPSRRGPLPCPLCSREGACSCLPLERGDAVAGWGGHPALGCPHPPEDDSSLRAERGSLADLPLAPPASAPPEFLDPLMGAAAPQYPGRGPPPAPPPPPPPPRAPADPAVSPDPPSAVASPGSGLSSPGPKPGDSGYETETPFSPEGAFPGGGAAEEEGVPRPRAPPEPPDPGAPRPPPDPGPLPLPGTREKPTFVVQVSTEQLLMSLREDVTRNLLGEKGANPRETGPRKVGRGPGNREKAPGPSRDPTVLGSGKKAPSPTEDPSLPVNGVTVSENGGQRAPGIEEKVAENGAPGTPEREEKALEKVLENGEVTPPRREERVLENGELRSPEREEKVLANGGLTPPKIEEKVSENGGPRLPRNTERLPETGPRRAPGPWEKGPESGVSAPETSLERAPEPGAVALSRNGGATAPGPTGPAPRSGVLEPGTERRAPETGGAPRAPGVGRLDLGSGGRAPVGMGTAPGGGLGSGADAKAGWVDSTRPPPPPPEAQPRRPEPAPQRARPEVASEGEPGVPDSRAGGDTAPSTDGDPPKPERKGPEMPRLFLDLGPPQGNSEQIKAKLSRLSLALPPLTLTPFPGPGPRRPPWEGADAGAAGGEAGGAGAPGPAEEDGEDEDEDEEEDEEAAAAGAAAGPRGPGRARAAPVPVVVSSADADAARPLRGLLKSPRGADEPEDSELERKRKMVSFHGDVTVYLFDQETPTNELSVQGPPEGDTDPSTPPAPPTPPHPATPGDGFPSNDSGFGGSFEWAEDFPLLPPPGPPLCFSRFSVSPALETPGPPARAPDARPAGPVEN, via the exons ATGACGACGCTCCATCCTCCCTCCAACCTCCCTCCTCCTACCCTTCCTCTGACAGGCTCTCTGCTCCCCCAATCCTGGCTGCCCTCGGGGGCGGGGCCCTCATTCTCCCCCCCCCAATCctaccctctcccccccccccaccccagcaacccCGGCTCCCCAGCTCCTCTCCTCTGTCCGCCTCTCCATCCCTTCATCTGTCTGTCCCttcaaggagggggaggggggtaccTGAGCCA ccgccaccacctccacctcccttcCATCCTCGACAAGATGCCTGCCCCCGGCGCCCTCATCCTCCTCGCGGCCGTCTCCGCCTCCGGCTGCCTGGCGTCCCCGGCCCACCCCG ATGGATTCGCCCTGGGCCGGGCCCCTCTGGCTCCTCCCTACGCCGTGGTCCTCATTTCCTGCTCCGGCTTGCTGgccttcatcttcctcctcctcacctgtcTGTGTTGCAAACGGGGTGACGTTGGCTTCAAG GAGTTTGAGAACCCTGAAGGGGAGGACTGCTCCGGGGAGTACACTCCGCCGGCGGAGGAGACCTCCTCCTCACAGTCGCTGCCTGATGTCTACATTCTCCCGCTGGCTGAGGTCTCCCTGCCGATGCCTGCCCCGCAGCCTTCACACTCAG ACATGACCACCCCCCTGGGCCTTAGCCGCCAACACCTCAGCTACTTACAAGAGATTGGGAGTGGCTGGTTTGGGAAG GTGATCCTGGGAGAGATTTTCTCCGACTACACCCCAGCCCAGGTGGTGGTGAAGGAGCTCCGAGCCAGCGCGGGGCCCCTGGAGCAGCGCAAGTTCATCTCGGAAGCACAGCCATACAG GAGCCTGCAGCACCCCAACGTCCTCCAGTGCCTGGGCGTCTGTGTGGAGACACTGCCCTTTCTGCTGATCATGGAGTTCTGTCAACTG GGGGACCTGAAGCGTTACCTCCGGGCCCAGCGGCCCCCTGAGGGCCTGTCCCCCGAGCTGCCCCCACGGGACCTGCGGACACTGCAGAGGATGGGCCTGGAGATCGCCCGCGGGCTGGCACATCTCCACTCCCACAACTACGTGCACAG cgaCCTGGCCCTGCGCAACTGCCTACTGACCTCCGACCTCACCGTGCGCATCGGAGACTACGGGCTAGCCCACAGCAACTACAAG GAGGACTACTACCTGACCCCCGAGCGCCTGTGGATCCCGCTGCGCTGGGCGGCGCCCGAGCTCCTTGGGGAGCTGCACGGGACCTTCATGGTGGTGGACCAGAGCCGCGAGAGCAACATCTG GTCCCTGGGGGTGACCCTGTGGGAGCTCTTCGAGTTTGGGGCCCAGCCCTACCGCCACCTGTCAGACGAGGAGGTCCTCGCCTTCGTGGTCCGCCAGCAGCACGTCAAGCTGGCCCGGCCCAGGCTCAAGCTGCCCTATGGGGACTACTG gtACGACATCCTTCAGTCCTGCTGGCGGCCACCTGCCCAGCGCCCTTCGGCCTCTGACCTCCAACTGCAGCTCACTTACCTGCTCTCTGAGCGCCCCCCacggcccccg ccccccccacccccaccccgagacGGTCCCTTCCCTTGGCCCTGGCCCCCGCAGCACAGCGCGCCCCGCCCGGGGACCCTCTCCTCACCGTTCCCCCTTCTggatggcttccctggggccGACCCCGACGACGTGCTCACGGTAACTGAGAGCAGCCGTGGCCTCAACCTTGAGTGCCTGTGGGAGAAGGCGCGGCGGGGGgccggccggggagggggggcgccgCCCTGGCAGCCGGCGTCCGCGCCCCCAGCGCCCCATGCCAACCCCTCCAACCCTTTCTATGAGGCGCTGTCCACGCCCAGCGTGCTGCCCGTCATCAGCGCCCGCAGCCCCTCTGTGAGCAGCGAGTATTACATTCGCCTGGAGGAGCACGGCTCCCCCCCAGAGCCCCTCTTCCCCAATGACTGGGACCCCCTGGACCCAGGAGTGCCTGCCCCCCAGGCCTCCCAGGCCCCTTCCGAGGTCCCCCAGCTGGTGTCCGAGACCTGGGcttcccccctcttccctgcaGCTCGGCCCTTCCCGGCCCAGTCCTCAGCATCAGGCAGCTTCCTCCTGAGTGGCTGGGACCCCGAGGGCCGAGGCGCCGGGGAGACCCTGGCCGGAGACCCTGCCGAGGTGCTGGGGGAGCGGGGTACCGCCCCGtgggcagaagaggaggaggaggaggaggagggcagctcCCCGGGGGAGGACAGCAGCAGCCTTGGGGGTGGTCCCAGCCGCCGGGGTCCCCTACCCTGTCCCCTGTGCAGCCGGGAGGGGGCCTGCTCCTGCCTGCCTCTGGAGCGGGGGGATGCCGTTGCTGGCTGGGGGGGCCACCCCGCTCTTGGCTGCCCCCATCCCCCAGAGGACGACTCGTCCCTGCGGGCAGAGCGGGGCTCCCTAGCCGACTTGCCCCTGGCCCCCCCCGCCTCGGCCCCCCCCGAGTTTCTGGACCCCCTCATGGGGGCGGCGGCGCCCCAGTACCCCGGGCGGGGGCCAcctcccgct cccccccccccgccgccacctcCCCGGGCCCCCGCGGACCCGGCCGTGTCCCCCGACCCTCCCTCGGCCGTGGCCAGTCCCGGCTCAGGCCTGTCGTCTCCGGGCCCCAAGCCGGGGGACAGCGGCTACGAGACCGAGACCCCTTTTTCCCCCGAGGGAGCCTTCCCAGGCGGGGGGGCAGCCGAGGAGGAAGGGGTCCCTCGACCGCGGGCTCCCCCCGAGCCCCCCGACCCGGGAGCGCCCCGGCCACCCCCAGACCCGGGTCCCCTCCCGCTGCCGGGGACCCGGGAGAAGCCGACCTTCGTAGTTCAAGTGAGCACCGAGCAGCTGCTGATGTCCCTGCGGGAGGACGTGACAAGGAACCTCCTGGGGGAGAAGGGGGCAAACCCCCGCGAGACGGGAcccaggaaggtggggagaggtcCCGGGAACAGAGAGAAAGCCCCGGGCCCGAGCAGGGACCCCACAGTCCTGGGCAGCGGGAAGAAAGCCCCAAGCCCGACCGAGGACCCGAGCCTCCCCGTGAACGGGGTGACAGTGTCGGAGAACGGGGGCCAGAGAGCCCCAGGCATCGAGGAGAAGGTGGCGGAGAACGGGGCCCCAGGGACCCccgagagagaagagaaagcgcTGGAGAAGGTGCTGGAGAATGGGGAGGTGACGCCAccaaggagggaggagagagtgcTGGAGAATGGGGAGCTGAGGTCCCccgagagagaagagaaagtgctGGCGAATGGGGGCCTGACACCCCCAAAGATCGAGGAGAAGGTGTCAGAGAATGGGGGCCCGAGACTGCCCAGGAACACGGAGAGGCTGCCGGAGACTGGGCCTCGGAgagccccagggccctgggagaAGGGGCCCGAGAGTGGGGTGTCAGCCCCAGAGACCTCGCTGGAGAGAGCCCCCGAGCCCGGCGCAGTGGCCTTGTCCCGGAACGGCGGGGCGACAGCCCCTGGCCCCACTGGCCCAGCCCCCAGGAGCGGGGTGCTGGAACCCGGGACCGAGAGGAGAGCCCCCGAGACTGGGGGGGCACCGAGAGCCCCCGGGGTTGGGAGGCTGGACCTCGGGAGTGGGGGCCGAGCCCCAGTGGGCATGGGGACGGCCCCCGGCGGCGGCCTCGGAAGCGGCGCGGACGCAAAGGCCGGATGGGTAGACAGCACGAGgccaccgccgccaccgccgGAAGCACAGCCGAGGAGGCCGGAGCCAGCGCCCCAGAGAGCCAGGCCGGAGGTGGCCTCCGAGGGAGAGCCCGGGGTCCCAGACAGCAGGGCCGGCGGAGACACAGCACCCAGCACAGACGGGGACCCCCCCAAACCCGAGAGGAAGGGCCCCGAGATGCCACGACTGTTCTTGGACTTGGGACCTCCTCAGGGGAACAGCGAGCAGATCAAAG CCAAGCTCTCGCGGCTCTCTCTGGCGCTGCCGCCGCTCACGCTCACGCCGTTCCCGGGGCCGGGCCCGCGGCGACCCCCGTGGGAGGGCGCGGACGCCGGGGCGGCTGGCGGGGAggccggcggggcgggggcgccggGGCCGGCGGAGGAGGACggggaggacgaggacgaggacgaggaggaggacgaggaggcggcggcggcgggcgcggcggcggGGCCGCGGGGCCCCGGGAGGGCGCGGGCAGCCCCGGTGCCCGTCGTGGTGAGCAGCGCCGACGCGGACGCGGCCCGCCCGTTGCGGGGGCTGCTCAAGTCTCCGCGCGGGGCCGACGAGCCCGAGGACAGCGAACTGGAGAGGAAGCGCAAGATGGTCTCCTTCCACGGGGACGTGACCGTCTACCTCTTCGACCAG GAGACGCCAACCAACGAGCTGAGCGTCCAGGGCCCCCCCGAGGGGGACACGGACCCGTCAACGCCCCCAGCGCCCCCGACgcctccccaccccgccacccccggAGATGGGTTTCCCAGCAACGACAGCGGCTTTG GAGGCAGTTTCGAATGGGCGGAggatttccccctcctccccccgccagGCCCCCCCCTGTGCTTCTCCCGCTTCTCCGTCTCGCCTGCGCTGGAGACCCCGGGGCCCCCCGCCCGGGCCCCCGACGCCCGGCCCGCAG GCCCCGTGGAGAACTGA